In the genome of Sciurus carolinensis chromosome 3, mSciCar1.2, whole genome shotgun sequence, one region contains:
- the Ptrh2 gene encoding peptidyl-tRNA hydrolase 2, mitochondrial, which yields MLFKSLVMEYLAHPGTLSLAAGVACGMCLGWGLRVRFGMLSKNSTSETEKGTETEASILGESGEYKMILVVRNDLKMGKGKVAAQCSHAAVSAYKQVQRRNPEVLKQWEFCGQPKVVVKAPDEETLIELLTHAKMLGLTVSLIQDAGRTQIEPGSRTVLGIGPGPADLIDKVTGHLKLY from the coding sequence atgCTCTTTAAGTCTTTGGTTATGGAATACTTGGCTCATCCTGGTACATTAAGCCTGGCTGCTGGAGTTGCTTGTGGCATGTGCCTTGGTTGGGGCCTCCGGGTACGCTTTGGGATGCTATCCAAAAACTCAACGAGTGAAACAGAGAAAGGGACCGAAACTGAAGCAAGCATCTTGGGAGAGAGTGGGGAGTACAAAATGATTCTTGTGGTTCGAAATGACTTaaagatgggaaaaggaaaagttgCTGCCCAGTGTTCTCATGCTGCTGTTTCTGCCTACAAGCAAGTTCAAAGGAGAAACCCTGAAGTGCTCAAACAGTGGGAATTCTGTGGCCAGCCCAAAGTGGTAGTCAAAGCCCCTGATGAAGAAACCCTGATTGAATTATTGACCCATGCAAAAATGCTGGGACTGACTGTAAGTTTAATCCAAGATGCTGGACGTACTCAGATTGAACCAGGCTCCCGAACTGTCCTGGGGATTGGGCCAGGACCAGCAGACTTAATTGACAAAGTTACTGGTCACCTAAAACTTTACTAG